One genomic segment of Cydia splendana chromosome 5, ilCydSple1.2, whole genome shotgun sequence includes these proteins:
- the LOC134790530 gene encoding clavesin-1 has translation MSSTDFRLERSQELSAETRALAEQELRETPERVREALERLRELLKENKDLNFADDDETLTIFLRPCKWYPESALALMRRIAEFKRDNASLLDGLMPDHEKDAFLNHNVVNVMKGRDHKGRRVLIVNAGGSWDPKKVNADQLFRLFYLIHEAAMLEPESQVRGTVVIMDFNNMGWTQTMGLTPSFSKRLLTFIQDAMPLRLKEVHFVKQPMVFNVVWNMFKPFVREKLKNRIFFHGSKMPSLHKCLAPSHLPSDYGGELPAIDYRGAEWYPVINEIMPHIEKWNSFGFAKTS, from the exons ATGAGTTCCACGGACTTCCGCCTGGAGCGCAGCCAGGAGCTGTCGGCGGAGACGCGTGCGCTGGCCGAGCAGGAGCTACGCGAGACCCCCGAGCGCGTGCGCGAGGCGCTGGAACGGCTGCGCGAACTGCTCAAAGAGAACAAGGACCTGAACTTTGCGGATGACGATGAAACGCTTACAATCTTTCTCCGTCCCTGCAAGTGGTACCCGGAAAGCGCTCTCGCACTG ATGCGAAGGATAGCAGAGTTCAAGCGCGACAATGCGTCGTTGCTAGACGGGTTGATGCCCGACCACGAGAAGGATGCCTTCCTCAACCACAACGTGGTGAACGTCATGAAGGGCCGCGACCACAAGGGTCGGCGGGTGCTCATCGTCAACGCAGGAG GTTCCTGGGACCCGAAGAAGGTGAACGCGGACCAGCTGTTCCGGCTGTTCTACCTGATCCACGAGGCCGCCATGCTGGAGCCGGAGTCGCAGGTGCGCGGCACCGTCGTCATCATGGACTTCAACAACATGGGCTGGACGCAG ACAATGGGCCTGACGCCGTCGTTCTCGAAGCGGCTTCTGACGTTCATCCAGGACGCCATGCCGCTACGGCTGAAGGAGGTGCATTTCGTCAAGCAGCCCATGGTCTTCAATGTTGTCTGGAACATGTTCAAGCCCTTCGTTAGGGAGAAGCTCAAGAACAGA ATCTTCTTCCACGGCTCGAAGATGCCGTCGCTGCACAAGTGCCTGGCGCCGTCGCACCTGCCGTCCGACTACGGCGGCGAGCTGCCCGCCATCGACTACCGCGGCGCCGAATGGTACCCCGTCATCAACGAGATCATGCCGCACATCGAGAAGTGGAACTCCTTCGGGTTCGCCAAGACCTCGTAA